The Cytobacillus sp. NJ13 sequence TTACTCATTGCCCATCAGAGGCGGTTCTGACGGAGGAGCCTATGTTACTGCTCAGGATATGATCTTATTTTGGGAAGCATTGTGTAATGATAAGCTTCTGAGCGAGGAGTATACTGAAAAGCTAATGACCCCGCATGCCAAAGCAGATGAGAATGAGTATTACGGCTACGGAGTATGGATCAGCAAGAAAAACGAAGTCATCTTCAAATATCACCTCATGGGCTATGACCCGGGAGTCAGCTTTTATTCAGCCTATTATCCTGTTAGCGGAATAACCCTTGTGGTGCCATCAAATAAATCATATGGGCCATTTACTGTAATGAAAGAAATTGAAAAGGACTTTTAGTGAAGCTTAGATACAGACGTTCAGTTTTGTATCTGATCGGGCCTGTTTAAAAAGGAGCGGTTATATGAATTTTAATTTAAGAGAAGCTATTGAGATTCTTGAATGTACACCCCATACGCTGGATGCATTACTAAGCGGTCTATCTTCGGAATGGCTTAATGGCAATGAAGGGGAAGGCACGTGGAATGCTGCCGAAGTGGTTGATCATTTGATTGATGGCGAGGAGAAAAATTGGATTCCACGGCTGAAATTTATTCTGCAGGAAGGGGAAAGCAAGCCCTTCCTCTCATTTGACCGCTTTGCTCATTTAAATGTGTCAGAGGAACTATCACTTGAAGAAAAGCTTGAAGTCTTCAAAACCCTTAGAATGAAGAATTTGGCCACACTTAGGGGTATAACTGATCTGGAAATTCATTTCGAAAAGACAGGGCTTCATCCAGCATTTGGTCGAGTAAGAGTCAGAGAATTGATTTCCACTTGGGCTGTGCATGACCTTACGCATATTTCACAGATTTCACGAGTATTGGCAAATAGATACAGGACTGATGTTGGTCCTTGGATTGAGTATCTGGGCATTTTAAAAAAGTAAGCATTTTAAATTGCACCAAGGTTAAGTTTTGTAAATTCTGCGTGAAAAGTAAAGTTTTGGGACCAAAACCTCATGATATGGCCGAAGGTGTTCATTTATACTTGGAGATGATTGTGACTCTTCTGATTATTTATAAGTCCTTTCAAAAAAATATGGAGGCGAATGAATGCTGAATCGTAAGAAAAAAGGCCTGCTGTTAACTTTTATTCTGGTTACTGTCATTCTGATCGTGATGCAGCCCATTCAAAATTCTATAACCAGGGCAGCTGCCGGGGATGGCTCCTGGTCATCACCTTATTCCGTTTCACAGGGAATCAATACTCAAAACAACTCTTCCAAAACTGTTCAAGGCTATGTGGTTGGACAGCCGACAGCGGCAAATACGGTTATTGCCAGCGGGTTTCCAAATGACTATGCTTTGGCCCTGGCGGATAATCCATCAGAAACCAGCACAGCCAGGATGCTTTATGTTCAAATTCCTTCCGCGTTTCGCTCAGCTTTCGGCTTAAAATCCAATCCATCTTTGATTGGAGAAAAAATTAAGGTAACCGGAACGCTTACCGCCTATTTTTCTCATCCTGGGCTAAAAGATGGGACGGGCTTCGAACAAGCTGGTGATGGAACAGCCGATCCCGGCCCTGAACCAGGAGGATATTATGATGCTGCAAACGGTAAAACAGGAGTGTCTTTAAAAACAGCCCTCCATACGATCATTGATGACCACACGGAAATTTCCTATTCGAATGTATGGGAAGCTCTGCGCGAAACAGATGAAGATCCTGCCAATCCCAATAACGTCATTCTTTTGTATACTGGCCGTTCTCAGGGGAAATTCACCAATGGTTCGGGAGTTAATGATTGGAACAGGGAGCATGTTTGGGCTAAATCTCACGGGGACTTTGGAACAGCAATGGGTGCGGGAACAGACTTGCATCATTTGCGGCCAACAGATGTTTCTGTAAATAGCTCGAGAGGGAATCTTGACTTTGACGATGGGGGCACCCAGCATACAGAGGCACTGGGAAACTACTATGATTCAGATTCCTGGGAACCCAGGGATGCAGTAAAAGGCGATGTTGCGAGGATGCTTTTTTATATGGCTGTCCGTTATGAAGGAGACAGCGGAGAAGTGGATCTGGAGCTAAACAATCAGGTTAATAATGGCTCTGCTCCTTATCATGGCAAAATGTCTGTCCTGCTTGAGTGGCATAAGGAAGATCCAGTAGATGATAACGAGCGGAGAAGAAACGAAATCATCTATTCTGATTACCAGCATAACCGCAATCCATTTATAGATCATCCCGAGTGGGCATCAGCGATTTGGGAATAATCATTGGGAAAGCACTTTCCGTTACAGGGGAGTGCTTTTTATTTTACTTATTATGTTAAAAAAAGATTGACAAGAGATTTCCATGGGAGTAATTTATATTTATTAATTTCAAAGTAAACCTTTTTGCTGAATCATTATGAGCGGGGGAACCAATTTTGATAAACCTGGTTTATCTTGGGGTGAATCTTAGCATATTAAAGCTAAGAAGGGATACTCTCAATCCCTAATCCGACAGCTAACTCCGTAAGCCGAATCGAGAGAAGGGTTGATGGAAACCATTAGCCATTCTTTTATTAAGAGTGGTTTTTTTGTGTTCATTTTTAAAAAAGAAGGGAATTTCTTCAATGAAAAAACAGTATGCTGTATTTGGTTTAGGCCGCTTTGGCGGAAGTCTTGTAAAGGAATTTCATCAATTGGGAGTGGAAGTGCTCGCAATTGATGTCGATCAGGAGAAAGTCAATCAATATGCCCAGTTTGTTACTTATGCAGTTCAAATTAATGGTGTTGATGAAGCTGCGATAAAGCAATCAGGCATAAAAAATATTGATCACGCATTCGTTTCATTTGGTGAAAACATTGAGTCAAGCATACTGACATCATTGTTATTAAAAGAAATGGGAATTCCAAAGGTGTGGGCAAAGGCACATAATGAGTACCACGCCAGGGTGCTCGATAAAATTGGCGTCGATCGTGTTATCCATCCGGAGCGGGATATGGCAAAGCGGATTGCCCACCATATTGTTTCAGAAAAAATGATTGATTATATTGAGCTGTCTGAAGATTACAGTATGGTTGAGATTGTGGCATCAGATAAAATAGCCAATAAATCCCTATCTGAATTGAATATAAGGGCTAAGTATGGCTGTAATATCGTGGGGATTCAGCGCGGGAAGGAAATTATCGTTACTCCGCCCGCTGAAGAGGTCATTCTAAGGGGAGACGTCCTGATTGTAATGGGGCACAATAAAGGGATCGGCAGGTTTGAGAGGCATGGTGTATAAGCTATTTTAAAAAATCCATTTTAATGAAGGAGATTATGGACCATGTACAAAGAAAACAAGAGGACAAGGAGAATTGAACGGCCCACCAAATGGATCAGTATGAATCCAGCCCAGGCTTTGTCTGTTGGCTTTTTAATTCTAATAGGGATTGGCACTTTGCTTCTAATGCTGCCTTTTGCTACGAAAGACCGGCATCATCTATCGTTTATTGATGCATTGTTTGAAGCGACATCTGCTGTTTGTGTTACAGGGTTAGTCGTAGTGGATACACAAACAACATTTACAGTTTTTGGCCAGGTAGTACTTATGGTCCTTATACAGATAGGGGGCCTTGGATTTATGACATTTGGGGTTCTCATTGCCATCATGCTTGGAAAGAATATTGGTTTAAAAGGCAGGCTGATGATCCAGGAGTCACTAAATCAGCTTTCGTTAGAAGGAATGGTCAGGCTGGTTAAATTCGTAGTAGGCTTTACCTTAGCTGCTGAAGCAATTGGTGCATTAATTTTGGCCATACGCTGGTCGTCTGATTTTGGCTTTCCCCGCTCAATATATTATGGCATTTTCCATTCGGTTTCTGCCTTTAATAATGCAGGTTTTGACATAATGGGCCAATTCAGGAGCGTTACTGAATATGTTGGGGATTTTACTGTCATAATGACGCTCAGCTCCCTTTTAATTATCGGAGGGATTGGCTATATCGTTGTACTTGATGTGAAAAGAACCAAGAGTTTGAAAAAACTTTCTTTGCATACAAAATTAGTTCTGCTGATGACGCTCATTCTTAATTTGCTGGGAACAGTATTTATCTTCGCGCTTGAATATAATAATCCTGGTACGCTTGCCAATTTGCCTTTAAAAGATAAACTATTGGGTGCGTATTTTCATGGGGTAGTTCCAAGAACGGCTGGCTTTAATTCGCTGAATATGGGCGAATTAACATTAGGGTCTCAGCTGGTAACAATGCTGCTCATGTTCATTGGAGGGGGATCTGGCGGTACTGCAGGCGGCATAAAAGTAACTACTTTTGTTTTGATTTTCCTTGCAGTCAGAGCGCTGATAAAGGAAGAAGATGACGTGAGCCTGATGGGAAGGCGAATTCCGAAGGATCTTATTGTCAGAGCTTTTACAATAACCGTATATTCAATAGGGTTCATTTTCTTTATTCTATTTATTTTATCAATAACAGAAAATGCTCCATTAAACGTTCTTTTATTCGAAGTGATATCCGCTTTTGGGACGGTAGGCATGTCGATGGGGCTGACACCTGAATTGAGTGCAACAGGAAAAGGGTTAATTGCATTTATGATGTTTGCAGGAAGAGTCGGACCAATCACAATTGCTTTTGCACTTGCACGAAGAAAAGGAAAGGCCAAATTTAAATTTGCAGAAGAGAAAATCATGATTGGCTAAGTAAAGGAAAGTTATCTGGTGTACATGACAGAATAATTTAAATTCAATAAAATTTTCCACCATAAAGAGGATAGGAGATTTTAAATGAAAACCAGATTTAATGACTATATAAGCATTAAGATCCATCAAATAGACCTGACCTTAACAAGCTATATTAAGGCTAAATTAGCCCACTTAAATATTGCCCCAGAGCAGAACCTGATTCTTATGCTTCTCTGGGAAGAAGACGGATTAAGCCAAAATGAAATCGCCAGGCGGCTGGATAAAGATAAATCCAATATTACCAGAATGCTGAGCAGTCTTGAAAAGAAAGGGTTTATCAAAAAAAGCATGAATAAAGAAGACAGCAGATCTCTGAATGTCTATCTAACTGAAAACGGCAAAAATCTCAGTGAGTATGTATATCCAATCACAGAGGAATTTCACTCGATCGTCACATCGGGTATTACGAAGGAAGAGCTGAGTATTGTTGATGATGTTTTAATGAAAATGAGAAGAAATGTGGAGGGTAATAATTAAAATTAAGATTAAGATTGTGGACGGTGCAGGATAGAGTGGGAGGCTCTATCCTGTTTTTTTTGAAGGTCATGAAGCAGAATAAGGTCGCCATAAATCTATTCTTTACTCTAAAGAGAATCATTTTATGTGCAATTTAAAACTTGAACTATCTGAATTAGCAGGTAAATCGATTCAGTTCCTTCATAAATAATATTTAAAATTGTTGGAAATGAAGCAATTAAGACGACAGAAGGGGAACAGATTCGATATAATTATGAAGTCCCCCGAAATAGGCTTGCTGCCATTAGAGTTTTTAAAGAAAAATAAGAAGGAAGTTTGATCAGGTGAAACTCATCAACAAACTATTCTCAAAGCAAAAAACGGCTTCGATTGAATTTTGTCAGCGGAATCTGGATGAATTTTTAAAAGAAGAGAGTTTTGCTGCATTTAATCAATTTCTGAGCCAGAAGAATATTAATTATAAAGAATACGAATGTCAGAGCAGATGCAAAGAATGCAGGCAATCACCCTTTGCACAGGTAGACGGGAAGCTGATTGCAGCGGAGAATTCGGATGAATTATTGATAAAATTGAAAGAAGAAGTAAAGAAATAGAAGGAATTGGAGCGATCCGATTCCTTTTTTATACAATATTAATTTTTCTGGCGTAACCTTGAATGGTTTACGGCTGCTCAAAATAACAAAAACAAAGTCAGAGTGATGCATTTAGTGCATCTCTCTTTTTTGGGAGGTAGATTGAGAAAGCGAATGTACTAATTAATCTATTACTGATCCTGAAGGAGCATCGCCTCATTCATATAAAAAAGAAGGAGCATTATTGCTCCTTCCCTGCACCAAGATCTTCTGCCAATTCCATAATCGCTTTGTTGATTCTCCAGACGAAATAAAGGTGATGAATCAAATCACGCTGGGATTGCTGCCTTGCTGGTGCCAATCGTTCAATTTGTTCCCTTTCATTTTCAAGACTATAGACAAGCATGCCGTCTCCGCTGTCTTTAATCAGATCCATTAATGTCTCAATATTTAATTCAAGCTTTTCTTCAATGCTTATAAAAACATCGGTCAGCTCATCGGGATAGTCGAATCCTTTTCGGTAGGAGGAAGCTACAAGGTGTCTTGCATAGTAATTGATAGCTGAAAATAGTGTAATCCATTTATTAACATCAGCATGGCGCGGGGATCCGGGTTTCTTTATCAGGGATTGCGCTTCAACGTTTATGGTTTTAAGTTTTTGATCCAATAAGAAGCCTTTGCCTGAAAGCTCCTTAACGTTCACATCTTCCCGGAAACTTCTCACATACTCAGTGACATACGGTTTCAGTTCTTGTAAGTAGTCATTTAAGGTATCCGCCACTTTTTCCTTCGTTTTCTTTGGGAAAATAAATAAGGAAACTCCGAATGCAATGCCGGCACCGGCAATTGTATCGATAACCCTTGCGCTGATAAGCGAAAATGAAATACCTCCCAGTAAAAGATCATACATAAAAGCAACCAGCATCGTAATGAACATGCTCATTAACGTATAGGATACCTCAAACAAATAAAAGGCGAAAAAAACCGCTGCAAAAATCAGCGTAATTTCCAGGAAAGAATGGCCGCTGACCACTCTTGCAAGTGTAAATCCTATTACTGCTCCAATAATCGTTCCAACCGAACGCTGAAAACCTTTCGTATAAATGCGCCCGATTGACTCGGTTCCGAGCAAAACAATAAAAGCTGTTAAAAGAACCCAATAAGGCTGGTCAGGCGAAAGGATCTCACCAGCAATGATTGAAATGATTGCAGCAGTCAATGCCTGGAAAGCCTTTTTGGTGGAAGGTTTGATGCTCTTATCATCTTCAGATGGTTCATCTTCAGTATCGCCATCAGCTGTCTCTTCGGATATTTTATTCTCATTGTCGTTCACTTTATGAAGTGCCTGCTGTATGGTTATGCCGCCCTCGATGACATGGTTCGCAATGGACTCGATCCGCCTGATCAAAAACAGCCATCCTGCAGGTTTGTCTTCCCGGTTGAACAAATCAATAATAAGAAGGCGAAGTGCCTGTACAGCAAGCTCTGCTTCACGAAGATTTTGTTCTTCATACTGTTGGGCAAGAACTTCAGCATCGCGAAGAGAACGGGTTACCCAAACCAGGAGTTTTCTCAGCTCATCAATTTCAAGAGCATTCGCTTTTTTTAAGCTTCGAATTGAGTCTGTCAGTGTTTCAATCAGCATACCCGCATCAAATATATATAACCTCAGCTGGGAAGAGGTCAGCCCAGGCCATAATTTTTGAACATCTTCATCATTTACATACTCCGAAACCATGACAGCATAATCCCTGAGCTTCAGCACGTTTCTCTGCAATTCCTCCCGCTGATGAGAAGTCATATTCTCTTTCTGCATCCCCTCAATTAAGAGATTGAACGTAAAATTACTTTGGAAATGAAAGGAGCGGATGCTTCTTTTCAGGTTTTTCGCAGTGTCCTGAAAAAGGATGAAATTGAACAGGAAAGCATACGCGATCCCAATCCAGATGCCGAAGTAAAAGGAGGGAAGCTGACTGCCTGATAACTTTAGAATAGATGAAAAATAAAGTGTCATGAATGCAATCATGCATAAAGAAAAATACCGCACTCCAAAGCGGGTCAAATAAAAGCTTGAGAAGATTAACAGAACCATTGCAATATCGACAAAGACTGTGCTTCCCCCCAATAGGGAACCCATCGATACACCTGCCATGGCTGAAAGTCCAAGTAAGCCAGTTGTGAGCATCTTACCTTTTTTAGTGTCATCCATCACAATCATGATGCCAAGCATGCCAGCCATTCCGGACACTATCGACGGAGTGAGAGCGGCAGCAGAACCAGCACCAGCCAATTGCATGATGAGCAAAGTCGTAAAGACCGAAGCCATTAAACTTAAGGTGGCCCGTCCAGCTTTTTGAAATCGGATAAGCCCGGGATCGGATGCCAGCAAACGTCCGAGCCACCGGTGTTTTATAGGAAATTGCTTCATTGTTTCACCAATCTTTTTAGAGAGTTAAAGATTATTTTACCACTCGTACTTTTATTATCCAAATGAACCAGCTTGAGATTTTATGCTTTACAGGTTTAAAAACAGAACGAATGTTCTATAATAAAAGATGGAGGGATTTACTATGCCGCTAAAAGACAGAGGGAAAATAAAATGGCAGCCAGCCCACTTCATGCCTGAACACCGGGCTATGCTAAGAAAATTGGAAACTGAACAAATGGCACAAAACAAGCCGCTTATTGATGAATATGAATTGGAGGATTTTGAAAACAAAATTCACTATGCAATGGAATATGCCTTCTTTCTAAAAGTAAAAGTTTGGCGGGAAGGATTTTTCCACGAATACACAGGGAGGGTAAACAGGCTGGACGGCATCTGCAGGAAAATTTATCTGGAATCGGAAGAAGGGTTTCTTGAGAAGGTCATGTTTGATGAAATAGCTTCGGTTGAAGTGAAAGAACAGTGCAGAAAGCCATAATTCAATTTTTGCAGAAAAGTTAAAGCTTTACCATACCCATTATTTGCAATTTTTAGATATAATAGAAAGAAAGCGGTGATCGGAGGTACATATGAGCACGGACTTAGAAAAAGCGATTGTACTTCGCAATCTCGGGAAATACAAAGATTCCAGCCTTCTGCTTGTAAAATTGGCTGAAGAGTATCCTGTAAACCCGGTCATTCATTATCAGTGCGCCTGGAGTTTTGACGTTCTAGGGGAGGAATTGAAAGCTGTTTCTCATTATGAAAAAGCGATCGAACTTGGGCTGCCTGAATCGGATCTGCCAGGCGCCATTTTGGGTCTTGGGAGCACATACCGGACACTTGGGGAATATGAAAAGTCAAAGATAGTGTTCGAGAAAGGAATCTCCCAGTTTCCGTCTAATCGTGCAATCCAGGTGTTTTATTCCATGACGCTCCATAATTTAGGCCAGCATAGCCGGGCAATGGAGATGCTCCTAAAGTGTGTGGCCGAAACTTCTGATGACCCGGAAGTTTTGCAATATAAAAAATCAATTACCTTTTATGCAGACAAACTTGATGAAATATTTGATAAAGATTAGAGAAAAGATATCCAAAAATAATAATCATACTTGATATTAGCAGGAGAAGCCGATGGAAAAAATCACTTTTAATAATATCTATAAACCAGGACACACAATACTGGAAAATGAACTTTTTATTCACAACCATAACCCTGACATGCTTCTGCAGTATGACAGCAATTTTCTTGCTTTTAAAAGAATCCCTTCTGTTCAAGAGTTTGAGGGGGCACATCAATATTTGAGAGATTTTCATCAAAAGTATGGCCAAAAGCATGTAAGATTTTATTTTCCTGATGACGAGGAGCTTTCTGGAGACCTTCTGGCCATCTTTGAGAAAGATGATGATTTTACGGTTGGATATTTAGAGTTATTTGCGATTCATCCAGCTGATTTTCCTGATGTTCAGGAAAAGGAAGAAATTATAGTCGAAAATGTTACGGATAAAACATGGAATGATTACCTGGAATTCCAGCATGAGCAGGATTCGGTTTACGGGATTGATTATGCCGAGAAAAAGAGAGATCAGCATTTAAGGAATTTTAACGATGAAAGTATTAAGCAGTTGATTGCATTTTATAAAGGGAAAGCTGCCGGATCTGTAGATGTGATTATCAAGGAAAGCACTGCTGAAATTGATGGATTGATGGTCCATGAGGATTTTCAGAAAAAGGGCATCGGCAGCCGCCTGCAGAAATCAGTGATGGATCAGTTTAAGGATAAAACCATCGTCCTTGTTGCAGATGGAGAAGATACTCCAAAGGAAATGTACCGCAGGCAAAATTATCAGTATCTTGGAAAGCAGTATAACCTTTTAAAAATATATGAATGAAGAGAAGCCTGGTTCTTTAGTGAGCCAGGTTTTTTTGTGTAAATAGAACATTGTTTCGTTTAGGAAAGTGCATCTAGGATTGATTACGTGGTGTAAAACCGGAACTTTGTCGAAAAACCGCAGGAAAGAATGAATAAAACAGCATACTTAACGTAACAGTGTTATGTTACAATGGTACCATCAGAAAGGAGTTCTGGAATTGAGCGAAGAATTAATTTCAAAAAAAGAAGTCCTGGATCTAACTGGTATTTCTTATGGGCAGCTTTATCGGTGGAAAAGGAAAAGCCTGATACCGGAGGATTGGTTTGTCAGAAAATCAACTTTTACAGGGCAGGAGACATTTTTCCCAAAAGAGAAAATTCTGGAGCGGGTCGAAAAAATACAGAAGATGAAGGATAGCCTTTCGCTGGATGAGCTGGCAGATTTGTTTTCCCTAAATGCTTCAAATCTGAAGCTGACAAAGGAAAGTCTGATTGCTAAAGGAATAGCTTCTGAACCAGTTATGAATATCTTTCTCCAAACACAGGGGGAGCTTAACGAATTCAATTACCATGAGATTTTAAAGCTCTATATTCTTTCCATCCTGCTTGAATCGGGAGATATCCATATCGAAGAAGGGAAAATGCTCCTTCAGTTATTGAACGATCATCGAAGTATCCTGCAGCAGCCAAAAGCTGTGATCTGCTTTATTCGCAAACTCGGCATGTCCAGCTGCCTGATTTCGGCTAACGGGGAACAAGTCCTGCTTGAAAAAGGGACAAAAGTGGCAGCTACTTTATCGATAGAGCATTGTGCAGAGGAATTAAAATCCAAATTGGTATAGGGGGACTTGCTGTGAATATGAAAACACTGGGGAACTTAAAAATTAATGGAATGGGATCATCCAATGGTGGTTTATTTGAAAAGGTTGAATTAAATGGCAAGGGGACGGTAAACAGTGATATAGAATGCGAGAGATTCTATTGTAACGGTACGGGCACTATCCATGGGAACGTAAAAACCGAAAAAGGAAAGATCAGTGGTGCAGCAAAGATCCATGGAGCTGTTAAAGCCGAAACCCTTGTTATCAATGGCTCTGCTGCCATTTCAGAAGCTGTCAGCTGTCAAAAGCTTGAGGTCGCTGGAAAATCCTCTATCGGAGGCTCTGTAAAATGCGATGTAATCGCTGTGAATGGGAAAGTAACTATTGAGGGTGACTGTGAAGCGGAGATTTTCCGTGCTGAAGGGACATTTTCAGTAGATGGTTTACTGAATGCAGAAACGATTGATATTAAGCTTTTTGGAGACAGTAAAGCGAAAGAGATTGGCGGCAGAAAAATTAAGGTGGTACAGCATAGAGAAAGCCTTTTTAAATTAATCAAATCCATCTTTCCCTTGAAGCTGGAGGCGGATTTAATTGAAGGGGATGACATCGAACTCGAAGGCACAGCAGCTCTTGTCGTAAGAGGGAAAAATGTAAAAATCGGCAAAAATTGCGAGATTGGACTTGTGGAATACTCTGGCGATTATGAATGTGCAGCAGATTCGGCAGTTAAAGAACTTCACAGAATCTGATAAAGGAAAGAGGTGAAGGGAAGCAGTTTTGACATTTACTTTCGGATAGTCCCATTTTATTTCCAGATAAAATGCTATATTTTCTGATAAGCCGTTTTTATGACTGGATAACAGAAATTATTTGCGCACATAGCTGAAATGAAAATGTTATCCCAATAACTACTTCGAAAAGCATAGTGTACAAAATAAGAAAAATATAATGTAGAAAAATAAAAAATAATTTTAATAATGTAAGCGCTTTAAAGGGTTGAAGTTTTCAGAAGACTTTGATAAGATTTAAAAAACCGAAAAGGCTATGTGTAACTGGCGAGACGCGGATCACCGCGAGGGAGCACATAGTGTCGAAGCCGTTCGCCTGGGCAGAGGTAAGGGATTCTACCCTTGCCTCTTTCTGTTTTAAAATCTGACAAAGTTAGTTGAAAAGGGGAGAATCCAGTGAGTACCATGACTTTAGACAGAGTGAAGACGATTAAAACACTGAATGCAATTGCGCCAAGCGGTCTTGAGGTGTTTAACAAGGATCAATTTACAATCGATAATGAAAGCGGCAATCCGGATGCGATTGTCCTCCGGAGCTTTAATATGCATGCAATGGAATTGGGCGATCGATTAAAAGCAATTGCCCGTGCAGGCGCGGGTGTGAATAATATCCCGGTTGAGAAATGCACTGAGCAGGGAATTGTTGTTTTTAATACACCTGGTGCCAATGCGAATGCAGTAAAAGAAATGGTGCTTACTTCCTTAATGGCTTCATCCAGAAATCTTTTTGCCGGCATCTCCTGGACCAAAACGCTGAAAGATGAAGGAGACCAGATTCCAAAGCTTGTAGAAGCAGGGAAAAAGCAATTTGTCGGAAAAGAAATTAAGGGGAAAACTCTCGGTGTCATCGGATTGGGGGCAATCGGGGCACTAGTTGCCAATGATGCACTTGAACTTGATATGGATGTCGTAGGCTTTGATCCATTCATTTCTGTTGACACTGCCTGGAACTTGTCCCGCAATGTTCAGCGTGCCATGACCATTGAGCAGGTGTTTGCAGAATCCGACTATATCACTGTACATGTTCCGTTAACCGATGATACAAGGGAAATGTTCAATGAAGATACATTCAGCATGATGAAGAATGGTATTCATATCCTGAATTTCTCACGGGGAGAGCTTGTGAAGGAATCAGATATGGCAGCCGCCCTTGAAAGCGGAAAAGTGGGCAAGTATATTACAGACTTCCCAAATGAAAATATCCTGAAAATGAAAAACGCAGTGGCAATTCCGCACCTTGGCGCGTCAACAAAAGAATCTGAGGAAAACTGCGCTGTCATGGCAGCACGACAGGTAAAGCACTTCCTTGAAACGGGCAATGTCAAAAACTCAGTGAATTTCCCAAATGCTGCACTTCCTTACACAGGCAAGCGGCGTGTCACTGCTTTTCATAAAAACATCCCTAATATGGTCGGCCAAATCACACTAGCCATATCAAGCTACCAGCTGAATATCGCGGACATGGTGAACCGCAGCCGCGGTGAATATGCGTATACCATGATCGATATCGATAATAAAGTCAATGGCGATGTGATCCCTGGACTGCTTGAACAGATTAATCAAATTGAAGGCATTGTTACGTCACGAATAATATAAAAATGCAGCCTCAATTCCAATTGGATTGGGGCTTTTTTTTGGACTGAAATCAAAAAAGGTATATGAGCAGTATAAAATCAGCTATCCTTAGAATAAACTGATAAAAAATTATAATCCCCCG is a genomic window containing:
- a CDS encoding DinB family protein, with protein sequence MNFNLREAIEILECTPHTLDALLSGLSSEWLNGNEGEGTWNAAEVVDHLIDGEEKNWIPRLKFILQEGESKPFLSFDRFAHLNVSEELSLEEKLEVFKTLRMKNLATLRGITDLEIHFEKTGLHPAFGRVRVRELISTWAVHDLTHISQISRVLANRYRTDVGPWIEYLGILKK
- a CDS encoding TrkH family potassium uptake protein, encoding MYKENKRTRRIERPTKWISMNPAQALSVGFLILIGIGTLLLMLPFATKDRHHLSFIDALFEATSAVCVTGLVVVDTQTTFTVFGQVVLMVLIQIGGLGFMTFGVLIAIMLGKNIGLKGRLMIQESLNQLSLEGMVRLVKFVVGFTLAAEAIGALILAIRWSSDFGFPRSIYYGIFHSVSAFNNAGFDIMGQFRSVTEYVGDFTVIMTLSSLLIIGGIGYIVVLDVKRTKSLKKLSLHTKLVLLMTLILNLLGTVFIFALEYNNPGTLANLPLKDKLLGAYFHGVVPRTAGFNSLNMGELTLGSQLVTMLLMFIGGGSGGTAGGIKVTTFVLIFLAVRALIKEEDDVSLMGRRIPKDLIVRAFTITVYSIGFIFFILFILSITENAPLNVLLFEVISAFGTVGMSMGLTPELSATGKGLIAFMMFAGRVGPITIAFALARRKGKAKFKFAEEKIMIG
- a CDS encoding FUSC family protein, whose product is MKQFPIKHRWLGRLLASDPGLIRFQKAGRATLSLMASVFTTLLIMQLAGAGSAAALTPSIVSGMAGMLGIMIVMDDTKKGKMLTTGLLGLSAMAGVSMGSLLGGSTVFVDIAMVLLIFSSFYLTRFGVRYFSLCMIAFMTLYFSSILKLSGSQLPSFYFGIWIGIAYAFLFNFILFQDTAKNLKRSIRSFHFQSNFTFNLLIEGMQKENMTSHQREELQRNVLKLRDYAVMVSEYVNDEDVQKLWPGLTSSQLRLYIFDAGMLIETLTDSIRSLKKANALEIDELRKLLVWVTRSLRDAEVLAQQYEEQNLREAELAVQALRLLIIDLFNREDKPAGWLFLIRRIESIANHVIEGGITIQQALHKVNDNENKISEETADGDTEDEPSEDDKSIKPSTKKAFQALTAAIISIIAGEILSPDQPYWVLLTAFIVLLGTESIGRIYTKGFQRSVGTIIGAVIGFTLARVVSGHSFLEITLIFAAVFFAFYLFEVSYTLMSMFITMLVAFMYDLLLGGISFSLISARVIDTIAGAGIAFGVSLFIFPKKTKEKVADTLNDYLQELKPYVTEYVRSFREDVNVKELSGKGFLLDQKLKTINVEAQSLIKKPGSPRHADVNKWITLFSAINYYARHLVASSYRKGFDYPDELTDVFISIEEKLELNIETLMDLIKDSGDGMLVYSLENEREQIERLAPARQQSQRDLIHHLYFVWRINKAIMELAEDLGAGKEQ
- a CDS encoding YolD-like family protein — encoded protein: MPLKDRGKIKWQPAHFMPEHRAMLRKLETEQMAQNKPLIDEYELEDFENKIHYAMEYAFFLKVKVWREGFFHEYTGRVNRLDGICRKIYLESEEGFLEKVMFDEIASVEVKEQCRKP
- a CDS encoding DUF1450 domain-containing protein, translating into MKLINKLFSKQKTASIEFCQRNLDEFLKEESFAAFNQFLSQKNINYKEYECQSRCKECRQSPFAQVDGKLIAAENSDELLIKLKEEVKK
- a CDS encoding TrkA family potassium uptake protein; protein product: MKKQYAVFGLGRFGGSLVKEFHQLGVEVLAIDVDQEKVNQYAQFVTYAVQINGVDEAAIKQSGIKNIDHAFVSFGENIESSILTSLLLKEMGIPKVWAKAHNEYHARVLDKIGVDRVIHPERDMAKRIAHHIVSEKMIDYIELSEDYSMVEIVASDKIANKSLSELNIRAKYGCNIVGIQRGKEIIVTPPAEEVILRGDVLIVMGHNKGIGRFERHGV
- a CDS encoding tetratricopeptide repeat protein, with translation MSTDLEKAIVLRNLGKYKDSSLLLVKLAEEYPVNPVIHYQCAWSFDVLGEELKAVSHYEKAIELGLPESDLPGAILGLGSTYRTLGEYEKSKIVFEKGISQFPSNRAIQVFYSMTLHNLGQHSRAMEMLLKCVAETSDDPEVLQYKKSITFYADKLDEIFDKD
- a CDS encoding MarR family transcriptional regulator, with the protein product MKTRFNDYISIKIHQIDLTLTSYIKAKLAHLNIAPEQNLILMLLWEEDGLSQNEIARRLDKDKSNITRMLSSLEKKGFIKKSMNKEDSRSLNVYLTENGKNLSEYVYPITEEFHSIVTSGITKEELSIVDDVLMKMRRNVEGNN